One genomic segment of Arachis duranensis cultivar V14167 chromosome 4, aradu.V14167.gnm2.J7QH, whole genome shotgun sequence includes these proteins:
- the LOC127746729 gene encoding disease resistance protein RPP13-like, with protein sequence MVDSVVTFALENLSRLLVSEVTLLASVEDQIKSLRDELSFMDIFIKSSKGKREDPLVREVVNQIIDVAYQAEDVVDTYVVNVNKQRSRNMFGKCFYSKHHVMMLHEVNDQINTIKKRINEIYQNKSKYDIQQGDFESTIENKEFAKDSSLLARRRDVEEDEVVGLVHDSDEVISRLDERVDSSRRVVCIIGMGGLGKTTLARKIYNSNKVKCMFPCRVWGFVSNYYRAQELLMSLLKLLGLSAEECKDLSDQEKMKEKVKECMSGKKYLVVLDDIWKTQVWDELQKAFPDDNNGSRILITTRVEDISHYTRASFTYRLPFLEESQSWELFCNKVFCKEKCPHELESFGMEMTKACKGLPLAIVVLAGMVAKKEKSQREWHKIKDHVSWYLAQEDYRIVTDILKLSYDDLPQILKPCFLYLGVYPEDYEISVRILCRLWIAEGFIQAKEVGTSYSPEAEDIADMYLDRLVERSLVQVASRRSDGGVKTCRVHDLLRDLCILESRENKFMEVCTELDINKHNSRRVSLQYRGKFWPIKDNQSHAHARSLLRFGERAYWNDKSQGWKRIRNSFKLARVLDMNDVLLYLSPSSELKTLIHLRYLKMTIRDSEIMNNTLDFICNFWNLETLHLMFEEYCSITLPSKIWKLKSLRHIHLKYYVKKWTWGASMSKMKIGEAKVENLQTLGDISLDVRTTSFLNKGMFPNLTKLTLCRMEGRQEEEEELLGKVLQCLNKLRTLKLIGISEILLDPNVFPSSLTKITIKHFSKLDPRIIKTLGQLPYLQILKLCEGKIHGYVNCEAGDFLKLQVLHVTDVSMVDADSWKIEEGTMPHIRHRLIRIIPDETC encoded by the coding sequence ATGGTGGACAGTGTGGTTACTTTTGCTCTGGAGAACTTGTCACGACTGCTTGTTAGTGAAGTGACATTGCTTGCGAGCGTGGAGGATCAAATCAAGTCCCTACGTGATGAATTGAGTTTCATGGACATTTTCATTAAGAGTTCTAAGGGAAAGCGTGAGGATCCTTTGGTGAGAGAAGTGGTGAACCAAATCATAGATGTGGCATACCAAGCTGAAGATGTAGTAGACACCTATGTCGTTAATGTCAACAAGCAAAGAAGCAGAAACATGTTTGGAAAGTGCTTCTATAGCAAACACCATGTGATGATGCTCCATGAGGTGAATGATCAGATTAACACCATCAAGAAAAGGATCAATGAGATCTATCAAAACAAGTCCAAATATGACATCCAACAAGGTGATTTTGAAAGTACTATTGAAAACAAAGAATTTGCAAAAGATTCTTCGTTGCTTGCAAGAAGGAGGgatgtagaagaagatgaggtAGTGGGCTTGGTACATGACTCTGATGAGGTGATTAGCCGCCTTGATGAAAGAGTAGATTCGAGTCGTAGAGTTGTTTGCATAATCGGCATGGGTGGATTGGGAAAGACCACTCTTGCTAGAAAGATCTACAACAGCAACAAGGTTAAGTGCATGTTTCCGTGTCGTGTGTGGGGTTTTGTGTCCAACTATTATAGAGCTCAAGAATTATTAATGAGCCTTTTGAAACTTTTGGGGTTATCCGCAGAGGAGTGTAAAGATTTAAGTGATcaagaaaaaatgaaagaaaaggtCAAAGAATGTATGAGTGGAAAGAAATATCTGGTAGTCCTAGACGATATCTGGAAAACTCAAGTGTGGGACGAATTGCAAAAAGCCTTTCCTGATGACAACAATGGTAGTAGAATATTGATAACCACACGTGTGGAAGATATTTCTCATTATACAAGAGCATCCTTCACCTACAGACTTCCATTTCTTGAAGAAAGTCAAAGTTGGGAACTGTTCTGTAACAAGGTGTTTTGCAAAGAAAAATGTCCTCATGAACTTGAATCTTTTGGCATGGAAATGACTAAAGCCTGTAAAGGTTTGCCACTTGCTATTGTTGTGTTAGCAGGTATGGTTGCAAAAAAAGAGAAGTCACAAAGAGAATGGCATAAAATTAAGGATCATGTTTCTTGGTATCTTGCTCAGGAGGACTATAGAATTGTGACCGATATTCTGAAGCTTAGCTATGATGACCTTCCTCAAATATTAAAGCCATGCTTTCTTTATTTGGGGGTATATCCCGAAGATTATGAAATTTCTGTGCGAATATTGTGCCGACTGTGGATAGCTGAAGGGTTCATTCAGGCAAAAGAAGTTGGAACATCATATTCACCAGAAGCAGAAGATATTGCTGACATGTATTTAGATAGACTGGTAGAACGGAGCTTGGTGCAAGTAGCAAGCAGGAGGAGTGATGGGGGTGTGAAGACATGTAGAGTCCATGATCTTCTCCGCGACCTCTGCATTTTAGAGAGCAGAGAAAATAAGTTTATGGAAGTATGCACAGAATTGGATATTAATAAGCACAATTCCCGTAGGGTCTCTCTCCAGTACAGAGGAAAATTCTGGCCAATCAAAGATAACCAATCACATGCACATGCACGCTCTCTACTCCGTTTTGGTGAAAGGGCTTATTGGAATGACAAATCACAAGGGTGGAAGCGGATAAGGAATAGTTTCAAGCTGGCTCGTGTATTGGACATGAATGACGTGTTGCTATATTTATCACCAAGTAGTGAATTGAAGACCCTGATCCATCTCAGGTACTTGAAAATGACAATACGTGATTCAGAAATTATGAATAATACTTTAGATTTTATATGCAACTTTTGGAATCTAGAAACGTTGCATTTAATGTTTGAAGAGTATTGTTCTATTACTCTACCTAGCAAAATATGGAAGCTCAAGTCACTCAGGCATATTCATTTAAAGTATTACGTAAAAAAATGGACTTGGGGAGCATCAATGTCGAAAATGAAAATTGGAGAAGCGAAGGTGGAGAACCTCCAAACTTTAGGTGACATCTCTCTTGATGTACGAACAACAAGCTTCTTAAATAAGGGCATGTTTCCCAACTTGACAAAACTAACTTTATGTAGAATGGAGGGacgacaagaagaagaagaagagttactAGGGAAGGTTCTACAATGTCTAAACAAACTCCGTACCCTAAAGCTAATTGGCATATCAGAGATTCTATTAGATCCAAATGTGTTTCCTTCAAGTCTTACCAAGATTACCATAAAACATTTTTCTAAACTGGATCCAAGAATCATCAAGACTCTAGGGCAGCTTCCGTACCTGCAAATCTTGAAACTTTGTGAGGGAAAGATACATGGCTATGTTAATTGCGAAGCTGGAGACTTCCTGAAGCTTCAAGTGCTACATGTGACTGACGTTTCAATGGTCGACGCTGACAGCTGGAAAATAGAGGAAGGAACAATGCCTCACATTCGCCATCGCCTGATTCGCATTATCCCTGATGAGACATGCTAA
- the LOC107486169 gene encoding probable disease resistance RPP8-like protein 2 — translation MASACKGLPLAIVVLAGMVAKKERSPREWHKIKNHVSRYLAQEDEYRIDILKLSYSEGFIQKKEVGASNSPEVEDIADMYLDKLVERSLVQVASRRTDGGVKTCRVHDLLRDLCISESRENKFMEVCTTLDANKCNPRRMSLQYRRKLRLTKDNQSSARSLLLFGESTIWWNKSEGWKQIENGFKLARVLHMNLVELHSQPSGLKSLIHLSSTKQNMEAGVIEAYLFSQLYAKWDCTGVSMSSVENGETSMENLQTLGFIHLDSQLASVLNKGMFPNLTKLSLWQHLNKSDDEILEKILQCLNKLRTLKVHNISRLPLDPNVYPRSLSKITIRRHCEMDSRLIKTLGQLVNLQILNLELASMHYNVNCAAGDFQQLQVLRVKLYKRLPGRWKIEGGGMPHIPYCDPENLLNRDQDGSYIHHLESLIFLCSCLFPDYSSLFFITNSV, via the exons ATGGCTAGTGCCTGTAAAGGTTTGCCACTTGCCATTGTTGTGTTAGCAGGTATGGTTGCCAAAAAAGAGAGGTCACCAAGAGAATGGCATAAAATCAAGAATCATGTTTCTCGGTATCTTGCTCAAGAGGATGAATATCGAATTGATATTCTGAAGCTTAGCTATT CTGAAGGGTTCATTCAGAAAAAAGAAGTTGGAGCATCGAATTCACCAGAAGTAGAAGATATTGCCGACATGTATTTAGATAAGCTGGTGGAACGGAGTTTGGTGCAAGTTGCAAGTAGGAGAACTGATGGGGGTGTGAAGACATGTAGAGTCCATGATCTTCTCCGAGACCTCTGCATTTCAGAGAGCAGAGAAAATAAGTTTATGGAAGTGTGTACGACATTAGATGCTAACAAGTGTAATCCCCGTAGGATGTCTCTCCAGTATAGAAGAAAACTGAGGCTAACCAAAGATAACCAATCATCTGCACGCTCTCTACTTCTGTTTGGGGAAAGCACTATCTGGTGGAATAAATCAGAAGGGTGGAAACAGATAGAGAATGGTTTCAAGTTGGCTCGTGTATTGCATATGAACCTAGTGGAGCTACATTCACAACCTAGTGGATTGAAGTCATTGATCCATCTAAG CTCTACCAAGCAAAATATGGAAGCTGGAGTCATTGAGGCGTATTTATTTTCGCAACTGTATGCAAAGTGGGATTGTACTGGAGTATCAATGTCGAGTGTAGAAAATGGGGAAACAAGTATGGAGAATCTCCAGACTCTGGGTTTCATTCATCTTGATTCACAACTAGCAAGTGTCCTTAACAAGGGCATGTTTCCCAACTTGACAAAACTAAGTTTATGGCAACATCTAAATAAGTCAGATGATGAAATATTAGAGAAGATTTTGCAGTGCCTAAACAAACTCCGCACGCTAAAGGTACATAACATCAGTAGGCTTCCATTAGATCCGAATGTGTATCCCAGGAGTCTCTCCAAGATTACCATAAGACGGCACTGCGAAATGGACTCAAGATTGATCAAGACTCTGGGACAGCTTGTCAACCTGCAAATCTTGAATCTAGAGTTAGCAAGCATGCATTACAATGTTAATTGCGCAGCTGGGGACTTCCAACAGCTTCAAGTGCTACGTGTGAAACTGTACAAGAGGCTCCCTGGCAGGTGgaaaatagaaggaggaggaatGCCACATATTCCATATTGCGACCCTGAAAACCTGCTCAACCGTGATCAAGACGGAAGTTATATTCATCATCTAGAGTCATTAATTTTTCTATGCTCCTGTTTGTTTCCAGATTATAGTTCATTATTTTTCATTACTAATAGTGTGTGA